A window of Motilibacter peucedani genomic DNA:
GCGGAGGACACCTCCGCCGTCGGTCCGGTGTCGATGGCCAGCCTGCTCCTCCTCGGTGTCCCCCACGACCGAGCCGAGGCCCTCGCCGAGAGCACGCGCTGAGGAGGGACGACGACGTGCGGATCGGCGGCGGAACGTGTCGTCTTCGGCTGCTACCCCAGCACCAGTCGAGCGGCGAGGACCAGCATCACGGCGGCGGACACCACCGCGGTCGCCACACGCGCCCGCACGCCGGTCACCGCCGCTCCCGCCGCGCAGCCGGCGCCGGCGAGGACCGCCTGCCAGCTCGCGGATGCCAGGCCGGTCGCGAGCACGAACGCCGCTGCGTCCGCGACACCGGCTCCGTCGCGGGTGCGCAGTCCCACTGCCACGGCCGCGAACGACACCATGGTGAGGGGGTTCGCCAGCGTGGCTGCGAGCAGCAGGACGTACGCCGTGCCCGCTGCCTCGACGCGCTCCGGTCGATGGTCGGTCGATGCCGCGGACCGCACCGCCGAGCGCAGGGCACCGAGCGCGAGCAGCAGCAGGACCGACACCGAGAGCCAGGTGAGCGGTGCAGCCACGGCAGCGAGC
This region includes:
- a CDS encoding LysE family transporter, encoding MSAGVADAALAGLLAGYAVAVPLGPVGAYVVALSARTSWRVGLAAGLGVATADTAYAAVAVLGGTSLATVLAAVAAPLTWLSVSVLLLLALGALRSAVRSAASTDHRPERVEAAGTAYVLLLAATLANPLTMVSFAAVAVGLRTRDGAGVADAAAFVLATGLASASWQAVLAGAGCAAGAAVTGVRARVATAVVSAAVMLVLAARLVLG